The following are encoded in a window of Castanea sativa cultivar Marrone di Chiusa Pesio chromosome 9, ASM4071231v1 genomic DNA:
- the LOC142608868 gene encoding serine/threonine-protein phosphatase 7 long form homolog, with the protein MSTTLQDISIVTRLPIDGNAVCEPTNLDWETVCQNLLEVTPPSTALKDGGLRITWVRNTFLNLPESANAVTIQQYARAYMFQVLALLFRNKSQSRLHCCFLQLLADFGVIGEYSWGSATLAFLYKELCIVAIRKSTEVTGPVFILQLWAWKYLPYLTPIPINLTNLNSDDPYGCKYCTMALVDALSLNPFHFETELILVDLLYGAD; encoded by the exons ATGTCGACCACTTTACAAGATATATCAATCGTTACAAGATTGCCTATTGATGGCAATGCAGTGTGTGAGCCCACTAATTTGGATTGGGAAACAGTTTGTCAGAATTTACTTGAGGTTACACCACCTTCAACAGCATTGAAAGATGGTGGCCTTAGAATAACATGGGTAAGGAATACATTCTTAAACCTACCAGAGAGTGCCAATGCTGTAACAATCCAACAGTATGCTAGGGCATACATGTTCCAGGTTTTAGCTTTACTATTTAGAAATAAGAGCCAAAGTAGATTGCATTGTTGCTTTCTCCAGCTCTTAGCGGACTTTGGTGTAATTGGGGAATATAGCTGGGGTAGTGCCacacttgctttcctttataaAGAGCTGTGTATTGTTGCTATTAGAAAAAGCACGGAGGTTACGGGCCCTGTTTTCATATTACAATTATGGGCTTGGAAGTATCTTCCATATCTGACCCCAATTCCAATAAATTTAACGAATTTAAACAGTGACGACCCATACGGTTGCAA GTACTGCACAATGGCCTTGGTAGATGCTCTGTCCCTAAATCCATTTCATTTTGAAACCGAGTTGATCTTGGTCGACCTTTTGTACGGTGCAGATTGA